The following coding sequences are from one Bufo bufo chromosome 2, aBufBuf1.1, whole genome shotgun sequence window:
- the TCN2 gene encoding transcobalamin-2, translating into MALNWQVLVILVQAFIAPMKLCEIPEDNKHLIKSLNLKLLRVTLDTSSDANPSVYVGLRLSEDHNLEKEDEYFQKLKTSMETISASRLGVKEGEPKTGLLALQLMAQKASCDDTSPSVRSRLLTHMKYHLHKEKNSIALNNKPLSNYYQYSLGILAMCINDKFIDRHVIHKLVLAEEQNKFGHGESVSVDTEAMAGIALLCVKRFNNYPRELVMHIKKSVKSIKDKIVASQNTEGELGNLYSTPLALQFLLALGGRKDKDICSKAITALMDGLKEGKFSNPMMMSQLLPVLFQKSYLDVANVDCQNTISNPLLIPSSPTLHDVVVGEEFIHVRLIVEGQNFNEMIEVPSRSSLLDIMKTAQKLNSKFSFEIKNTLHGPFLTTVNNVAGYWQLLKEPNISLTQGIADYRPENGETIILRL; encoded by the exons aaattcctGAAGACAATAAACATTTAATTAAATCGTTGAACCTTAAGCTACTGAGAGTGACACTCGACACTTCCAGCGATGCAAATCCCAGTGTCTATGTTGGTCTTCGTCTTTCTGAAGATCATAATCTGGAAAAAGAGGATGAGTACTTCCAGAAGCTGAAAACATCAATGGAAACCATTTCTGCCAG TAGATTGGGCGTCAAAGAGGGTGAGCCAAAGACAGGACTACTAGCCTTACAGCTGATGGCACAGAAGGCTTCATGTGACGACACAAGCCCATCTGTAAGAAGCAGGTTACTCACACATATGAAATACCACCTTCACAAAGAAAAGAACAGTATAG CCCTTAATAATAAACCACTTTCGAACTACTACCAGTACAGCCTTGGCATTCTAGCTATGTGCATCAATGATAAGTTCATCGACAGGCATGTCATACACAAGCTCGTTCTTGCTGAAGAACAAAACAAGTTTGGACATGGAGAATCGGTCTCAGTAG ACACAGAAGCCATGGCTGGCATTGCACTGCTGTGTGTGAAGAGATTCAATAATTATCCCCGTGAGCTGGTCATGCATATCAAAAAGTCAGTTAAAAGCATAAAGGACAAAATTGTGGCATCTCAGAACACTGAAGGGGAACTGGGAAACCTTTACAGCACCCCTCTTGCTTTGCAA TTTCTTTTAGCATTGGGTGGCAGAAAGGACAAAGATATATGTTCCAAAGCAATAACCGCCCTGATGGATGGACTGAAAGAAGGGAAGTTCTCAAACCCTATGATGATGTCTCAGCTATTGCCTGTATTGTTTCAAAAATCATATCTGGATGTGGCTAATGTGGACTGTCAAAACACAATAA GCAATCCTTTGTTAATCCCCAGTTCACCGACTTTGCACGATGTTGTTGTTGGTGAAGAATTTATTCATGTACGGCTGATAGTAGAAGGACAGAATTTCAATGAGATGATTGAGGTCCCATCACGTTCCTCACTTTTAGATATTATGAAGACTGCTCAAAAGCTAAATTCTAAGTTTTC ATTTGAAATCAAAAATACTTTGCATGGACCCTTCCTCACCACAGTAAATAATGTGGCAGGTTACTGGCAGCTCCTGAAGGAGCCAAATATTTCCTTAACACAAG GTATCGCTGATTACAGACCAGAGAATGGCGAGACAATCATCCTTCGACTTTGA